Proteins from a single region of Syngnathus scovelli strain Florida chromosome 7, RoL_Ssco_1.2, whole genome shotgun sequence:
- the cux1b gene encoding cut-like homeobox 1b isoform X1, which translates to MAANAGSMFQYWKRFDLQQLQKELDATATQLANRQDESEQSRKKLIDLSREFKKNTPEDFRKQVAPLLKSFQGEIDALSKRSKEAEAAFLNVYKKIIDVPDPVPVLELAQQLQLKLQRMHDIETENTKLRETLEDYNKEFAEVKNQEVTIKALKEKIREYEQSLKNQAENLAQETQLQLHNDYAEKERKLQESQDSMSSRLEEAEHKAQSLQTALETTQAELFDLKTKYDEESSAKADEIEMVMTDLERANQRAEVAQREAESLREQLSLNNQSQQAASPTGKADPDAEQTAEVASHTSLEAELRAKERESAQLVEDVQRLQASLTKLRETTSSQIAQLEQQLSSKTAVLKELEEKLEKQADYEEVKKELGILKSVEFGTSDSVQDSSKPLEVLLLERNRSLQSESAALRIANAELSGPAGRKGTEESTPKEESGEPSSSPPPPFPSSSQPSLSRTLTDALNTATTTTTSSSSSGEAHPFTPTGIGQDFYSPVFPLVGGKMALNSLIQRQLLQTFYSKALQESSGIPGGALLFTPFTPTLSSIPTSTPGCASAAVPLAASSPQPPPASPDMAPVNGSSTAGSAPSPSPSHSDATTGSVLDGEDMDTAEIARQVKEQLIKHNIGQRVFGHYVLGLSQGSVSEILARPKPWNKLTIRGKEPFHKMRQFLADEQNILALRSIQGRQREGSGQPQLSRVFQDVPKRRALSNTASHTGNITARVRSQDAGSDEAIKSILEQAKRELQVQKADLSHAQPSYVGLKGGGGSGLGGGGGSGSDEAIRSILEQARREMEAQQAALEPILKASSSSSSLMSQRDLMSSPLTAPLPPYNPLALSLKKPPSSLLSSPSSPSPVLDFSSGIKRESRPSSGIDMSSDGALKQGRSSEGSLRSGTAAGGVGYWREQWWSSMHTDPRRTSAGDENHNQEDSKEGILSDSLSRNKPWNKLNQRNREPYLRMQPWLNGDQGQNAHIQQAHNQEGTPKTSASCSPAPESPLSSAEESVNGLAGDLLTSQSSGLKTASDEPSCGDSQPGTPLPIPGHSGLSIQEMVAMSPELDTYAITKKVKEVLTDNNLGQRLFGETILGLTQGSVSDLLARPKPWHKLSLKGREPFVRMQLWLQDPHSVEKLMDMKRLEKKAYMKRRLSSLSDGHSVDGGLVGPDYVQGSQSPGPQQHLKKPRVVLGPEEKEALKRAYQQKPYPSPKTIEELASQLNLKTSTVINWFHNYRSRIRRELFIEEIQAAGGVGPGSEGGSPSLRGSKSGEGDSCDGTESEGTVEARQGFGAGLEDHRGACKDHDMEAESEAGGSNNSPSQLDCVPPGSSCGLGLFSLTEASPGSSASSTNLPASGPARNPRDNNLRKKKAANLNNIIHRLEKAASKEDPSEWEF; encoded by the exons ATCGACGCCTTGAGTAAGAGGAGTAAAGAAGCAGAGGCCGCCTTCTTAAACGTGTACAAGAAAATAATCGATGTCCCAG ATCCCGTACCTGTGCTGGAGCTGGCTCAGCAGCTGCAGCTGAAGCTCCAGAGGATGCACGACATTGAGACGGAGAACACCAAACTCCGGGAGACACTGGAGGACTACAACAAAGAGTTTGCAGAGGTCAAAAATCAAG AGGTGACCATCAAGGCCTTGAAGGAAAAAATCCGCGAATACGAGCAGTCGCTGAAGAACCAAGCAGAGAACCTGGCACAAGAAACGCAGCTCCAGTTGCACAACGACTATGCAGAGAAGGAGAG GAAACTCCAGGAGAGCCAAGACTCCATGTCGTCACGGTTGGAAGAGGCCGAGCACAAGGCCCAGTCCCTCCAGACAG caCTTGAAACAACTCAGGCCGAGCTCTTTGATTTGAAGACCAAGTACGACGAGGAATCCTCAGCAAA GGCTGACGAGATCGAGATGGTGATGACAGACCTTGAAAGAGCCAATCAG CGAGCTGAGGTGGCGCAAAGAGAGGCTGAGTCACTGCGGGAGCAGCTGTCCTTGAATAACCAATCCCAGCAGGCCGCCAGCCCGACCGGCAAGGCCGACCCCGACGCG GAGCAAACTGCGGAGGTGGCATCCCACACAAGTCTGGAGGCGGAGCTCAGGGCCAAAGAAAGGGAGAGCGCACAGCTGGTGGAAGACGTCCAGAGACTGCAGGCCAGCCTGACCAAACTACGAGAGACCACCAGCAGCCAGATCGCACAGCTGGAGCAGCAGCTCAGCAGCAAGACGGCCGTTCTCAAG GAACTGGAAGAGAAACTCGAGAAGCAAGCAGACTATGAGGAGGTGAAGAAGGAGTTGGG TATTCTGAAGTCAGTCGAGTTTGGAACATCAGATTCCGTGCag GATTCATCCAAACCTCTGGAGGTGCTGTTGCTGGAGAGGAatcggagtcttcaatcggagaGCGCCGCGCTGCGCATAGCCAACGCCGAGCTCAGCG GGCCAGCCGGGCGGAAAGGGACAGAAGAGTCGACACCTAAGGAGGAAAGCGGCGAACCCTCTTCTTCGCCCCCTCCTCCTTTCCCTTCCTCCTCGCAGCCTTCCCTGTCTCGCACTCTTACGGATGCCCTCAACACGGCCACCACgaccaccaccagcagcagcagcagtggggAAGCGCACCCCTTCACTCCCACGGGCATTGGCCAGGACTTCTACTCCCCGGTCTTCCCGCTGGTGGGTGGCAAGATGGCTTTGAACTCGTTGATCCAGCGGCAGCTGCTGCAGACCTTCTACTCCAAAGCCTTGCAAGAGTCGTCCGGGATCCCCGGCGGGGCTCTTCTGTTCACCCCTTTCACTCCGACCCTCAGCTCCATCCCTACCTCCACCCCGGGCTGCGCGTCGGCCGCCGTCCCCCTGGCGGCCAGCAGCCCCCAGCCGCCCCCGGCCAGCCCGGACATGGCTCCCGTTAACGGGAGCAGCACGGCCGGCAGCGCCCCGTCGCCGTCCCCGAGCCACTCGGACGCCACCACGGGGAGCGTTTTGGACGGCGAGGACATGGACACGGCCGAGATCGCCCGGCAGGTGAAAGAGCAGCTGATCAAGCACAACATCGGCCAGCGCGTCTTCGGCCACTACGTGCTGGGCCTCTCCCAGGGCTCCGTCAGCGAGATCCTGGCCCGGCCCAAACCGTGGAACAAACTCACCATCCGCGGCAAGGAGCCCTTCCACAAGATGAGGCAGTTCCTGGCCGACGAGCAGAACATCCTGGCTCTTCGCAGCATCCAGGGACGGCAGCGAG AGGGCTCAGGCCAGCCCCAGCTTAGCCGAGTGTTTCAGGATGTTCCGAAGCGGAGAGCCCTCTCCAATACAGCTTCACACACAG GGAACATCACAGCTCGCGTCCGCTCTCAAGATGCCGGTTCAGACGAGGCCATCAAGTCCATTCTGGAGCAGGCCAAAAGAGAGCTGCAGGTGCAGAAAGCCG ATTTGTCACATGCGCAGCCCTCCTACGTAGGCCTGAAAGGAGGGGGCGGAAGCGGGCTGGGGGGCGGCGGGGGCAGCGGGTCAGACGAGGCCATCCGCTCCATCCTGGAGCAAGCTCGCCGGGAGATGGAGGCCCAGCAGGCTGCGCTGGAACCCATCCTCAAAGCCTCATCGTCCTCATCCTCCCTGATGTCTCAGAGGGACCTCATGAGCTCGCCGCTCACCGCTCCCCTCCCCCCTTACAATCCCCTGGCTCTCTCCCTCAAGAAGCCTCCCAGCTCGCTCttgtcctccccctcctccccgtCGCCAGTGCTGGACTTCAGTTCGGGCATCAAGAGGGAGAGCAGGCCCTCTTCGGGCATCGACATGTCATCGGACGGCGCTCTCAAGCAAGGCCGGAGCTCCGAGGGCTCGCTACGCTCCGGGACTGCGGCGGGAGGGGTGGGTTACTGGAGAGAGCAGTGGTGGAGCAGCATGCACACGGACCCCCGTAGGACTTCAGCTGGAGATGAGAACCATAACCAGGAAGACTCCAAAGAG GGAATACTGAGCGACAGTCTTTCTCGAAACAAGCCGTGGAACAAGTTGAACCAGAGGAACCGGGAGCCGTACCTGCGCATGCAGCCGTGgctcaatggagaccaggggcaAAACGCACATATCCAGCAAGCTCACAACCAAG AAGGTACTCCCAAAACATCAGCGAGCTGCAGCCCCGCTCCGGAGTCGCCGCTCAGCTCGGCCGAAGAATCCGTCAACGGCCTCGCCGGCGATCTGCTCACGTCGCAGTCGTCCGGGCTCAAGACGGCCTCCGACGAGCCTTCGTGCGGAGACTCCCAGCCCGGAACGCCGCTGCCTATACCCGGCCACTCGGGTCTGAGCATTCAGGAGATGGTTGCAATGTCCCCCGAGCTCGATACGTACGCTATTACCAAGAAGGTGAAGGAGGTGCTGACAGACAACAACCTCG GCCAGCGTCTGTTTGGGGAGACGATCCTGGGTCTGACGCAGGGTTCTGTCTCAGACCTGCTGGCCAGGCCCAAACCGTGGCACAAGCTCAGCCTGAAGGGCAGGGAGCCCTTTGTCCGGATGCAGCTTTGGCTCCAGGACCCGCACAGTGTGGAGAAACTCATGGACATGAAGCGACTGGAGAAGAAAG CCTACATGAAGAGGAGGCTGAGCTCCTTGAGCGACGGCCATTCTGTGGACGGTGGCCTAGTGGGGCCAGACTACGTGCAGGGCTCTCAGAGTCCGGGGCCGCAGCAGCACCTGAAGAAGCCCAGAGTGGTGCTAGGCCCCGAAGAAAAGGAGGCCCTGAAAAGGGCTTACCAACAAAAACCGTATCCCTCACCCAAGACCATTGAGGAGCTGGCCTCGCAGCTCAACCTGAAGACCAGCACCGTTATCAACTGGTTTCATAATTACAG GTCACGTATCCGGCGAGAGCTCTTCATAGAGGAAATCCAGGCAGCCGGAGGGGTCGGGCCCGGCAGCGAGGGGGGCTCCCCTTCCCTCCGCGGGTCGAAATCAGGCGAAGGGGACAGCTGCGACGGgaccgagtcggagggcacggtgGAGGCGCGCCAGGGATTCGGCGCCGGCCTGGAGGATCACAGGGGAGCGTGCAAAGACCACGACATGGAGGCCGAGTCGGAGGCGGGGGGCTCGAATAATTCTCCTTCCCAGCTAGACTGCGTCCCGCCGGGCTCTAGTTGCGGACTTGGGCTCTTCAGCCTAACGGAGGCGTCCCCCGGAAGCTCCGCCTCGAGTACTAATCTCCCGGCCTCCGGCCCGGCCAGGAACCCCAGGGACAATAATTTGCGCAAGAAGAAAGCGGCCAACCTCAATAACATCATCCACCGGCTGGAAAAGGCCGCCAGCAAAGAGGATCCCTCCGAGTGGGAGTtctag
- the cux1b gene encoding cut-like homeobox 1b isoform X2: MAANAGSMFQYWKRFDLQQLQKELDATATQLANRQDESEQSRKKLIDLSREFKKNTPEDFRKQVAPLLKSFQGEIDALSKRSKEAEAAFLNVYKKIIDVPDPVPVLELAQQLQLKLQRMHDIETENTKLRETLEDYNKEFAEVKNQEVTIKALKEKIREYEQSLKNQAENLAQETQLQLHNDYAEKERKLQESQDSMSSRLEEAEHKAQSLQTALETTQAELFDLKTKYDEESSAKADEIEMVMTDLERANQRAEVAQREAESLREQLSLNNQSQQAASPTGKADPDAEQTAEVASHTSLEAELRAKERESAQLVEDVQRLQASLTKLRETTSSQIAQLEQQLSSKTAVLKELEEKLEKQADYEEVKKELGILKSVEFGTSDSVQDSSKPLEVLLLERNRSLQSESAALRIANAELSGPAGRKGTEESTPKEESGEPSSSPPPPFPSSSQPSLSRTLTDALNTATTTTTSSSSSGEAHPFTPTGIGQDFYSPVFPLVGGKMALNSLIQRQLLQTFYSKALQESSGIPGGALLFTPFTPTLSSIPTSTPGCASAAVPLAASSPQPPPASPDMAPVNGSSTAGSAPSPSPSHSDATTGSVLDGEDMDTAEIARQVKEQLIKHNIGQRVFGHYVLGLSQGSVSEILARPKPWNKLTIRGKEPFHKMRQFLADEQNILALRSIQGRQRGNITARVRSQDAGSDEAIKSILEQAKRELQVQKADLSHAQPSYVGLKGGGGSGLGGGGGSGSDEAIRSILEQARREMEAQQAALEPILKASSSSSSLMSQRDLMSSPLTAPLPPYNPLALSLKKPPSSLLSSPSSPSPVLDFSSGIKRESRPSSGIDMSSDGALKQGRSSEGSLRSGTAAGGVGYWREQWWSSMHTDPRRTSAGDENHNQEDSKEGILSDSLSRNKPWNKLNQRNREPYLRMQPWLNGDQGQNAHIQQAHNQEGTPKTSASCSPAPESPLSSAEESVNGLAGDLLTSQSSGLKTASDEPSCGDSQPGTPLPIPGHSGLSIQEMVAMSPELDTYAITKKVKEVLTDNNLGQRLFGETILGLTQGSVSDLLARPKPWHKLSLKGREPFVRMQLWLQDPHSVEKLMDMKRLEKKAYMKRRLSSLSDGHSVDGGLVGPDYVQGSQSPGPQQHLKKPRVVLGPEEKEALKRAYQQKPYPSPKTIEELASQLNLKTSTVINWFHNYRSRIRRELFIEEIQAAGGVGPGSEGGSPSLRGSKSGEGDSCDGTESEGTVEARQGFGAGLEDHRGACKDHDMEAESEAGGSNNSPSQLDCVPPGSSCGLGLFSLTEASPGSSASSTNLPASGPARNPRDNNLRKKKAANLNNIIHRLEKAASKEDPSEWEF, encoded by the exons ATCGACGCCTTGAGTAAGAGGAGTAAAGAAGCAGAGGCCGCCTTCTTAAACGTGTACAAGAAAATAATCGATGTCCCAG ATCCCGTACCTGTGCTGGAGCTGGCTCAGCAGCTGCAGCTGAAGCTCCAGAGGATGCACGACATTGAGACGGAGAACACCAAACTCCGGGAGACACTGGAGGACTACAACAAAGAGTTTGCAGAGGTCAAAAATCAAG AGGTGACCATCAAGGCCTTGAAGGAAAAAATCCGCGAATACGAGCAGTCGCTGAAGAACCAAGCAGAGAACCTGGCACAAGAAACGCAGCTCCAGTTGCACAACGACTATGCAGAGAAGGAGAG GAAACTCCAGGAGAGCCAAGACTCCATGTCGTCACGGTTGGAAGAGGCCGAGCACAAGGCCCAGTCCCTCCAGACAG caCTTGAAACAACTCAGGCCGAGCTCTTTGATTTGAAGACCAAGTACGACGAGGAATCCTCAGCAAA GGCTGACGAGATCGAGATGGTGATGACAGACCTTGAAAGAGCCAATCAG CGAGCTGAGGTGGCGCAAAGAGAGGCTGAGTCACTGCGGGAGCAGCTGTCCTTGAATAACCAATCCCAGCAGGCCGCCAGCCCGACCGGCAAGGCCGACCCCGACGCG GAGCAAACTGCGGAGGTGGCATCCCACACAAGTCTGGAGGCGGAGCTCAGGGCCAAAGAAAGGGAGAGCGCACAGCTGGTGGAAGACGTCCAGAGACTGCAGGCCAGCCTGACCAAACTACGAGAGACCACCAGCAGCCAGATCGCACAGCTGGAGCAGCAGCTCAGCAGCAAGACGGCCGTTCTCAAG GAACTGGAAGAGAAACTCGAGAAGCAAGCAGACTATGAGGAGGTGAAGAAGGAGTTGGG TATTCTGAAGTCAGTCGAGTTTGGAACATCAGATTCCGTGCag GATTCATCCAAACCTCTGGAGGTGCTGTTGCTGGAGAGGAatcggagtcttcaatcggagaGCGCCGCGCTGCGCATAGCCAACGCCGAGCTCAGCG GGCCAGCCGGGCGGAAAGGGACAGAAGAGTCGACACCTAAGGAGGAAAGCGGCGAACCCTCTTCTTCGCCCCCTCCTCCTTTCCCTTCCTCCTCGCAGCCTTCCCTGTCTCGCACTCTTACGGATGCCCTCAACACGGCCACCACgaccaccaccagcagcagcagcagtggggAAGCGCACCCCTTCACTCCCACGGGCATTGGCCAGGACTTCTACTCCCCGGTCTTCCCGCTGGTGGGTGGCAAGATGGCTTTGAACTCGTTGATCCAGCGGCAGCTGCTGCAGACCTTCTACTCCAAAGCCTTGCAAGAGTCGTCCGGGATCCCCGGCGGGGCTCTTCTGTTCACCCCTTTCACTCCGACCCTCAGCTCCATCCCTACCTCCACCCCGGGCTGCGCGTCGGCCGCCGTCCCCCTGGCGGCCAGCAGCCCCCAGCCGCCCCCGGCCAGCCCGGACATGGCTCCCGTTAACGGGAGCAGCACGGCCGGCAGCGCCCCGTCGCCGTCCCCGAGCCACTCGGACGCCACCACGGGGAGCGTTTTGGACGGCGAGGACATGGACACGGCCGAGATCGCCCGGCAGGTGAAAGAGCAGCTGATCAAGCACAACATCGGCCAGCGCGTCTTCGGCCACTACGTGCTGGGCCTCTCCCAGGGCTCCGTCAGCGAGATCCTGGCCCGGCCCAAACCGTGGAACAAACTCACCATCCGCGGCAAGGAGCCCTTCCACAAGATGAGGCAGTTCCTGGCCGACGAGCAGAACATCCTGGCTCTTCGCAGCATCCAGGGACGGCAGCGAG GGAACATCACAGCTCGCGTCCGCTCTCAAGATGCCGGTTCAGACGAGGCCATCAAGTCCATTCTGGAGCAGGCCAAAAGAGAGCTGCAGGTGCAGAAAGCCG ATTTGTCACATGCGCAGCCCTCCTACGTAGGCCTGAAAGGAGGGGGCGGAAGCGGGCTGGGGGGCGGCGGGGGCAGCGGGTCAGACGAGGCCATCCGCTCCATCCTGGAGCAAGCTCGCCGGGAGATGGAGGCCCAGCAGGCTGCGCTGGAACCCATCCTCAAAGCCTCATCGTCCTCATCCTCCCTGATGTCTCAGAGGGACCTCATGAGCTCGCCGCTCACCGCTCCCCTCCCCCCTTACAATCCCCTGGCTCTCTCCCTCAAGAAGCCTCCCAGCTCGCTCttgtcctccccctcctccccgtCGCCAGTGCTGGACTTCAGTTCGGGCATCAAGAGGGAGAGCAGGCCCTCTTCGGGCATCGACATGTCATCGGACGGCGCTCTCAAGCAAGGCCGGAGCTCCGAGGGCTCGCTACGCTCCGGGACTGCGGCGGGAGGGGTGGGTTACTGGAGAGAGCAGTGGTGGAGCAGCATGCACACGGACCCCCGTAGGACTTCAGCTGGAGATGAGAACCATAACCAGGAAGACTCCAAAGAG GGAATACTGAGCGACAGTCTTTCTCGAAACAAGCCGTGGAACAAGTTGAACCAGAGGAACCGGGAGCCGTACCTGCGCATGCAGCCGTGgctcaatggagaccaggggcaAAACGCACATATCCAGCAAGCTCACAACCAAG AAGGTACTCCCAAAACATCAGCGAGCTGCAGCCCCGCTCCGGAGTCGCCGCTCAGCTCGGCCGAAGAATCCGTCAACGGCCTCGCCGGCGATCTGCTCACGTCGCAGTCGTCCGGGCTCAAGACGGCCTCCGACGAGCCTTCGTGCGGAGACTCCCAGCCCGGAACGCCGCTGCCTATACCCGGCCACTCGGGTCTGAGCATTCAGGAGATGGTTGCAATGTCCCCCGAGCTCGATACGTACGCTATTACCAAGAAGGTGAAGGAGGTGCTGACAGACAACAACCTCG GCCAGCGTCTGTTTGGGGAGACGATCCTGGGTCTGACGCAGGGTTCTGTCTCAGACCTGCTGGCCAGGCCCAAACCGTGGCACAAGCTCAGCCTGAAGGGCAGGGAGCCCTTTGTCCGGATGCAGCTTTGGCTCCAGGACCCGCACAGTGTGGAGAAACTCATGGACATGAAGCGACTGGAGAAGAAAG CCTACATGAAGAGGAGGCTGAGCTCCTTGAGCGACGGCCATTCTGTGGACGGTGGCCTAGTGGGGCCAGACTACGTGCAGGGCTCTCAGAGTCCGGGGCCGCAGCAGCACCTGAAGAAGCCCAGAGTGGTGCTAGGCCCCGAAGAAAAGGAGGCCCTGAAAAGGGCTTACCAACAAAAACCGTATCCCTCACCCAAGACCATTGAGGAGCTGGCCTCGCAGCTCAACCTGAAGACCAGCACCGTTATCAACTGGTTTCATAATTACAG GTCACGTATCCGGCGAGAGCTCTTCATAGAGGAAATCCAGGCAGCCGGAGGGGTCGGGCCCGGCAGCGAGGGGGGCTCCCCTTCCCTCCGCGGGTCGAAATCAGGCGAAGGGGACAGCTGCGACGGgaccgagtcggagggcacggtgGAGGCGCGCCAGGGATTCGGCGCCGGCCTGGAGGATCACAGGGGAGCGTGCAAAGACCACGACATGGAGGCCGAGTCGGAGGCGGGGGGCTCGAATAATTCTCCTTCCCAGCTAGACTGCGTCCCGCCGGGCTCTAGTTGCGGACTTGGGCTCTTCAGCCTAACGGAGGCGTCCCCCGGAAGCTCCGCCTCGAGTACTAATCTCCCGGCCTCCGGCCCGGCCAGGAACCCCAGGGACAATAATTTGCGCAAGAAGAAAGCGGCCAACCTCAATAACATCATCCACCGGCTGGAAAAGGCCGCCAGCAAAGAGGATCCCTCCGAGTGGGAGTtctag